TCCAGGAGGACAGAGAATAATTTCCTATTGTGATCAGCAATTAAAGAAGCCTGAGGAAGCTAATACACCACCAGAAAGGCCGAGGGCATTAGGAGGACCAGAGAGGACAGGCAGGCACTGGAGTCCCCCAATTCCACTGAGGTGTAGGAGCAGCCAGGAGGCTTAAAACCAGAGAAAGGAGGTGCCTTCTCTGGGTGCTCAAGACACAGAGGGTTCAATCGGACTGACTACGATTACAGCTGGGTTCTGGGCAAGTGGGTGGCAGCCACCACATGAGAGTCCTCCTCACAGTGCTTACTGGGCCAGTTGATCTCAGCTGCACAAATAAGGCCCAGAGGCTGGAGGAGCTTGGAAGGGGTTATGAGGACTGCAAGTATTAGTTCCTATCTTGGACCTGGTGGGTGGCTGCATAGTCTCAGTTGCTTCCCCTTGCTCTAGGCCCTGTTGCTGCAGAGCATGGTTTATAGAATGCACTGCAGGCAGGATGTCCTCTGGAGAGGCGTACTCCAGAACTCAAAATAGCATGAAATTTAATTTTCCGCCTATTTGACAAGGCTTGGATGGGGCCCCAATCAGCAGCACAGATAAGGGTCCTCGGATCCAGGGTGTGGGCCAGCTGGGCCTGAGGCAAACACTTCATGGTCCCCAGGCAGGCTGCGTGCAGGTGAGGCGGTCTGCGGGCACTCCCCCCGCGGGACTCTGGTTGCTGGGCGCTAAAGCAAACGGGATCTGTTTGCCCAGTCTGCGATGACAATGCCGTTGCCAAATATTTGCCAGCCTCAGGGAGTTGTGGAGCCCAGCTATAAATGCTTGCACCCCAGGTGGAGGGGCCTACTGATTGAGCGCTGCAGTCCCGTCAGGTAGGAGCCTGGGTGTATGGGTTGGAGTCTCCTGGGATGGTGAGGAGGGATAAGCGGGGAATTCCTCCCACAGGGAATATGTCTGCACCGAGCTCTCCACTAGCAGTTATCCTCAAAGGCTAGTGTCAGGACCACGGGACAcctcctgagacagagggacCCAGCAATGTAGGACACTGCTAGTGGCCAGTCTCTGCTGCCCAAACTCAGGGTTTCAGGACAGCAGGGAGGGGCTGGGCTCTGACCAGACCTCTCAGAGAGCCATCATCTCCTGATACACTTAGGTAGATACTTTCTCCCCTATCTCTGTGAGGCGCCTGGTGACTCTAGGATTCAGATTCAGCCGGGAAGAGCCACATTACTCCCCAGCCACCGCCTCTTCCTTAGGCTCTTGCGCCTTTTGGGACCTGCACAGCAATCTGTGGGGTCCACTCCTTTAGGGATCTTCCATCTGTCCCTCCCACCCTTCACAGGAGGTCTGGGTGGGGGGCACTCACATTGTGGTCAGGTATCAAATTAAAACCCAGggctagctgggtgtggtggctcatgcctctcATCTCTGctttcaggaggctaaggcagggttGACACAGGTTCTCCAAATgagactccttccttcctttctttcttccttccttctttccttccttccttccttctttctttccttccttccttccctccctccctctctccttccctccctccctccctccctccctccctccctccctccttccttccttccttccttccttccttcctttcctttcctttcctctcttctcctctcctcctccctccctctcccttctcccctttttttgttttttaagatagggtttctctgtgttgctctgtagcccaggctggtctcaaactcacagatatccacctgcctctgcctcctgagtgctgggattaaaggcacacaccaacACTGTCCAGCTAGAcctttatcttaaaaaataatcccTTCCCAGAAATGGTGACAcaggcccttaatcccagaactctggaagcagggacaggcagacctctgtgagtttgaggccaatccagtttacatagcaagttccaggacatccagggctatgaGAGAATCTATCtcaagacaaaagaaaaccaaaccaaagcagaaaaaaaaactaaaccccCAAAATGTCTCTCCTCCGAAAAGAACTCCAGAGCTGTGACTGTAGCTAGGGAGGAACTAAGCTGGGTGGGGCTCTTTGGCCACCACAGCCCTTCTTTGGCCACCACAGCCCTTGAAGCTCCCCACAGTATCTGCCAGAGCGCTGGGCCTGTCTCCACCGGAATCCATGCTGGGACAAAGTAGACTCCTTGTCCAGTGCCTGTCCCTGCCTGCCTAGGCAGTTCTGATCTCTAGGTCTTCTGCCTCCTACCCTACTTTGTGGCCTGCCTGATCACAGCTGTGGTGGGTTCTAATGGTTCCTCTGTACCATGATGGCCCCGCCCTACACAAGAGGATCCTGTACGCCTCTCTGACTAAGGCAGGTCCTCTCTGAGCTCACAAGTCCAAGAGccagccaaggcagttttttcaGGACCATACATTCAGGCTGTATCCAGTGGGCACCACCAGCCCTAACTTGCCAACCTGCCCTTTTACTTCCCTCCCAGCTTGTGTCTGCTACCCCAGGACCACCCCACCCTGTTTTGGAGACCTCAACAAGATGGCTGCTGGTGTGATACGGTCTGTCTGTGACTTCCGGTTGCCCCTGCCATCACACCAGTCCTTCCTGCCCACAGACCTGGAGGCTCCAGAAACTTccgaagaggaagaagaggaggaggaagaggaagagggagaccaTGAGCTGCAAAATGAGGGGCCACAGGGCTGCAGCCcagattcccagagctcaggggTGGCCCCCCAGAGTCCCAGCAGGCCGGAGACCCCAATGCAGCTGCTGCGCTTCTCAGAGCTCATCAGCGGTGACATCCAGCGGTACTTTGGACGCAAGGACACAGGGCAAGACCCAGATGCCCAAGACATCTATTCTGACAGCCAACTAGCCAGCTGCTCTGCCCGGGATCTGTACTATGCTGATCTGGTATGTTTGGCCCAGGATGGGcccccagaggaagaggaggctgctGAGCTCAGTGTGAATTTGCCTGGGGGGTCTGAGGGTCAGATGCACAGGTTGGGCCACAGAGGAGACAGGGTACCACCACTGGGCCCCCTGGCTGAGCTCTTTGATTATGGGCTCCGGCAGTTCTCCAGGCCCAGAGTGTCAGCTTGTCAAAGGCTGAGGCTAGAGAGGAAGTATAGCCACATCACCCCCATGACCCAAAGGAAATTGCCTCCATCCTTCTGGAAGGAGCCTGTGCCTAACCCACTAGGCCTGCTGCATCCAGGCACACCAGATTTTAGTGATCTGCTGGCCAGTTGGTCTGCTGAGGGTGGCTCCGAACTGCAGAGTGGAGGCACCCAGGCCCTGGAGGAGACACCGATGACTGAGATCTAGTAAGTAGGTGGGTCAGGTGTGTGCTGGGGCAGCAGTGGTCCTCTCTCAGGCACCCAGCCTCTCCTTGTTGCCCAGGTACCTCCCTAGTGGGTCTCTTTAAGCAGCCATGCAGTTGGCTCCCCCAGAGGACCCGAGCTTATCCCGAGCCTAGAACTGCCACCGCCAGCACTGTGAAGGGAGAGCAAACGCTTGTCTAGACCCAGCCACACCTGGCTACCAGTTCTCGGATGACCCCACTAAACACATCAGGTCTCAGAACTCTGCCCACAGGAAGTGGACAGAACTCGGGCAAGAACAATGAGTCGCTTGCACACATCCATCTGGGGAGACCCATTCTTTACCAAGCCAGCACCAAGACTCAAGTCAGTAGCAAAGGCCAGCCCTCCCTGCTGTCTCTCCCTGCCTTGCCAGAGCTGATGATTCCATGTGCCATGCCCTGTGCTAGGCTGGTGGCAAGGGCTGGGAGCTGTGTGCAAAGTGCAGGTTTTcttgagaggccagaagagggacacAAGGGACACACTGCTTAATCACACAGAGGAGCACAGACGCTGACTCTCCGGATTCATGCTCACAAATGGCTTCCTTGGGGGCACTTCGGTGTTAACGACGGCTGGGCAGGGATGAGGATGATCTGAGGACCCTGTGTCCTTACTCCTTACATTTGTCCTCAGAGGCAGCTGGGGTGGGTCCCAGGCGTGGCGGCCTGGGTGTCCCTGTATAGAAATCCCAGGAAAAGTGATAAAAGGGCCTGAGGCTAAGCAGGGCAGAAAGGGTCCTTCAGGGTCAAATAACCTGGGCCTTGTGACTTTGGTCCCTCTCACTACTTGACACCCTTGTCAAGCCTTCGAGCTGCGGAAAAGCTGTTCCATCAGACAACAGGAGACTCTGGCTCCAACAGGTACAAGAACTGGCATCTTTATTTCTAGGACAGGATCTTGGGTGCAGGCTTCCAGTAGGTCATCGCAGAGATTGCTCCAGGCCTTTGGTGGGCCACCAGGTTCAAGAGGATTGTCTTCCACTGAAGCCACCTGCGCAGAGACACAGTTCATCCATAACACAACTCCTCGAGGCTGGGAGACCCAGGCTCTCAGCTGCCTACCTCACAGCCTGATACACGCCCCAGGAGTTCACAGGGACCATCTCGCTCAGGGCTATGTCCTTGATGAAGAACCGCTGCCTCACCAGGGACATGAACACCCGCTTGCTGCCCAGTGTCAGCGGCCAGGGGCCCTCCTCGCTCCACAGGCTCAGCATGCTCTCACGCAGGGTTGCGATCTCTTCTGCCCGCTGCAAGTGCAGAGGTATGGTGTTAACAGGACCCACAGGGGATGAAACAACGGCAGAGAAATGGGGACTGGATCACAGCGGCGGGCAgaggatgtgtgtatgtggggataTCTTCTATGGAGGAAGCCCAGCAGTAGGGCCCGGTATCTAGGAAACACAGATCAGCACCACCCCACTAGTGAAGTGCCTGGGGCCCCATGGAGCAGACAGGAGCAGAGGGACTTGGGGCAGACTGGCAAGAGGGTGAGGAGTCAATGGTTCTCCCAGAATTTCCTCTCACCAGCTTGGTCTCGTTATTAAACTTCAGGTTCTGGATGGTCTTGTTGGCCTGGAGGCTGTTCTCTAACTTGATTATTTGCTTCTGAAACTAAACACAGCTCCAATCATGGGTAGACACGGACTGCTGCTGTCCAGATGCACCCACTACTACAGAATCACCAAGACCCCGGAGTTtagggagacagatgcaggtgcCTTCCTGGGGCCCAAGGGATACCGTGGCCAGCTGGCCCTGGATCTCCGCAATCTTCCGTCCGGGATTCTCCTCCTTCAAAAACTGCACAGACATCAGCAGGGTAGCTAGCTCCTGTCGCACAGCCTCAACCTCAGACTCTCTGTGGACACCAAGGGCTGGCTGTAGGGGGTCCCAGAGCTCAAGGCAAAGGCTTAGTCCTGAGCTGGGGTTCCTGAGGCTGTCACAGGGTTGACAAGCTATACCACAGGAGGCAGAGCTCAGGGTGGGACTGGCTGGGGGCGGGGCAAGCACaggtgcagaggggaggggcctggAAGAATCCTGTGGGGACCAGTGACGATCAGGAATTCCCAGGGGCCTGGGAGGCTTCAAACCTCACCTGGCCTTGCCCTCGGCGGAGATCCTCAGGTCCACATCACTCTTGTGAAGAACACACTTGTTGGAGACATTTTCTATCTGAAGTGTGGAAAATGTAGGTGCCTAAGGTGACTCAACACAGCCACCTGGGAGCACCAGGCTAGCTCAAGCCAAGCCAAGGCCTGGATCTTCAAGAATAGGTGCACCCTGGCCTTACCCACCTGCTGGGGCAGGTTGTTCACTTTTTCCTGCACCTCCTGCAAGTGAGCTGAGACCTCTTTTAGCCACCGGACCAGATTCTGCAGGGACTCCCTTTCTACACCTTCCCATGCAGCCTGCACCTACAATTTCAATATCCAGTGAGGAATGGTACACAGGTGGGTGACAGGAGGCAGAGTGGCCTGGACAGCCTGGCCAGACACTGCAGAAGACGGATGCTAGACCTATGGCAGCCCTGGTGGTCATCCAAGGCAAGGTCATCCAGCTGAGCAGAGCCATGTCCTTGAGGGGGTGACAGCTAGTAGTGACAGGATAGAAAAGAGACTGTCACACTGCAGGAGGGATACAGACATGGTGGTCAAAGGCTCCTGTCAGCAGCTGCTCTCTTTGGCCATACATGCCCAGAAAGGATGCACAGCCAGCCAAGGTTGGGGATCCAGCTGCCATATCAGGGGGTGTGTTCACAGGAGCTACCAAAGAGAACAGGCCCTCATGTCAAAGCATGGCCTGCCCACATGTGGTAACACTATCCAGCTGTAAGGAGATGAAGCATGGGTCCTTACAACAGGGGTGACCCATGAAGGCAGCTCAAGAGAGAAGAGCCAGATGAAAGGGTTGGAATTAAGGGCCTACAGCCCGCAATTCAGAGCTggatgggggagaagagagactgTTAGACCCTGGGGTTTCTCTCTGAAGTGCTGAGAAAGCTCTGAAGCTGACTTGGCTGATAACTTTTCTAGGAATGTACTAAAACCACtgagtcttagttagggttagggttgagcTCAGACgtgtgatcccaacactcaggaggataAGGCAGGAAAATGAGGAGTA
The Microtus pennsylvanicus isolate mMicPen1 chromosome 11, mMicPen1.hap1, whole genome shotgun sequence genome window above contains:
- the Percc1 gene encoding protein PERCC1; its protein translation is MAAGVIRSVCDFRLPLPSHQSFLPTDLEAPETSEEEEEEEEEEEGDHELQNEGPQGCSPDSQSSGVAPQSPSRPETPMQLLRFSELISGDIQRYFGRKDTGQDPDAQDIYSDSQLASCSARDLYYADLVCLAQDGPPEEEEAAELSVNLPGGSEGQMHRLGHRGDRVPPLGPLAELFDYGLRQFSRPRVSACQRLRLERKYSHITPMTQRKLPPSFWKEPVPNPLGLLHPGTPDFSDLLASWSAEGGSELQSGGTQALEETPMTEI